From a region of the Corallococcus coralloides DSM 2259 genome:
- a CDS encoding DUF2381 family protein: MRIALPGTWALLGTLLAGAAVAEEHEHAVIRTLFLPEQPEAAPQRIYVKGQVVTVLRFEQDLAPLRARLVGGEGRFEPVGVVGRKVVLEPRRDLAPEEGFSLLVTLSDAREVPFLLRPPGRREHGGADQQLNVYEDRDGYEAMASALVDSEKENKTLRAENERFRKEESSEDHALAALLTTGAVAQTPFGVADHFSGTDGDTALDGTVYRGTGKAAVVFKVKNLSARRPWSMSSVRLVGRSDTRERPLAVRSSSAVIEPGTSGVIGLVVDGSAFVDGGTLTSLYLELYRHDGLRQAIVELSPSLLGK; encoded by the coding sequence ATGCGAATCGCTCTACCTGGGACGTGGGCGTTGCTCGGGACGCTGCTCGCTGGAGCGGCTGTGGCGGAGGAGCACGAGCACGCCGTCATCCGGACGCTCTTCCTCCCCGAGCAGCCCGAGGCCGCGCCCCAGCGCATCTACGTGAAGGGGCAGGTCGTGACGGTCCTCCGCTTCGAGCAGGACCTCGCGCCGCTCCGGGCGCGGTTGGTGGGTGGAGAGGGGCGGTTCGAACCGGTGGGCGTCGTGGGCAGGAAGGTGGTGCTGGAGCCCCGGCGCGACCTGGCACCGGAGGAGGGCTTCTCCCTGCTCGTCACGTTGTCGGATGCGCGGGAGGTTCCCTTCCTCCTCCGGCCTCCGGGGCGGCGCGAGCATGGGGGCGCGGACCAACAGCTCAACGTCTACGAGGACCGGGATGGCTACGAGGCCATGGCCTCGGCGCTGGTGGACTCGGAGAAGGAGAACAAGACCCTTCGCGCGGAGAACGAGCGTTTCCGCAAGGAGGAGTCCTCCGAGGACCATGCGCTGGCGGCCCTGCTGACCACGGGCGCGGTGGCGCAGACGCCTTTCGGTGTCGCGGATCATTTCTCCGGCACGGATGGCGACACGGCACTGGATGGCACCGTCTACCGGGGCACTGGCAAGGCAGCGGTCGTGTTCAAGGTGAAGAACCTGAGCGCTCGGCGTCCGTGGAGCATGAGCTCCGTGCGGCTCGTGGGCAGGTCGGACACGCGCGAGCGGCCGCTGGCGGTCCGGTCATCCTCCGCGGTGATTGAACCTGGGACCTCGGGTGTCATCGGGCTCGTGGTGGACGGGAGCGCGTTCGTGGACGGCGGGACCCTGACCTCCCTGTACCTGGAGCTGTACCGGCACGATGGGTTGCGGCAGGCCATTGTTGAATTGAGCCCGAGCTTGCTCGGGAAGTAG
- a CDS encoding SAM-dependent methyltransferase — protein MTHDHSAHAPVHGFGADRAPHYDAQAAVSLAGYQAAYELGVSALAAHLDGQETASLLHVGLGTGAELMPYLRFNVPGWRFTGVEPSGAMLEVARKRLEAEGLLARTELHEGELRTLPQGPPFDGVQLMGVLHHVEGEEARIELLREVTRRLKPGAPLVLGCRIGQDPELTNIEFRRLRAYGVTREKLEARSQAMTKMQPIGSDAALFAMFAQAGLVQPKTLFVSLQYKVVLARFAP, from the coding sequence ATGACCCATGATCATTCCGCACATGCGCCGGTGCATGGCTTTGGAGCCGACCGCGCGCCCCATTACGACGCCCAGGCGGCGGTCAGCCTCGCTGGCTATCAGGCGGCGTACGAGCTGGGCGTCAGTGCCCTGGCTGCCCACCTGGACGGACAGGAGACGGCGTCACTGCTCCACGTGGGCCTGGGTACGGGAGCGGAGCTGATGCCCTACCTCCGGTTCAACGTGCCGGGCTGGCGCTTCACGGGCGTGGAGCCCTCGGGCGCGATGCTGGAGGTCGCGCGCAAGCGACTGGAGGCGGAAGGGTTGCTTGCGCGCACGGAGCTGCACGAAGGCGAGCTGCGCACGTTGCCGCAAGGTCCTCCGTTCGACGGCGTGCAGTTGATGGGCGTGCTGCACCACGTGGAGGGGGAAGAGGCCCGCATCGAACTGCTGCGAGAGGTGACGCGGAGGCTCAAGCCGGGAGCGCCGCTGGTGCTGGGCTGTCGCATCGGCCAGGACCCCGAGCTGACGAACATCGAGTTCCGGCGGCTGCGGGCGTATGGCGTGACGCGGGAGAAGTTGGAGGCCCGGAGTCAGGCCATGACGAAGATGCAGCCCATCGGGTCCGATGCCGCGCTGTTCGCGATGTTCGCGCAGGCGGGACTGGTGCAGCCGAAGACGCTCTTCGTCTCGCTCCAGTACAAGGTCGTCCTGGCGCGCTTCGCGCCCTGA
- a CDS encoding DUF2185 domain-containing protein, with protein MARTATTPSPVELGHIDLPEGVLLILDPGLGRFWRHDAEPASPRKKAPPEHDLRITGPDADAAGRAYDREFDPRFLFDRKDPADAAAHFEGFARERGFDARAEVLSARVPHTERARLALEHGKGLGVVKYNGLWAVVVGDLPAGHGLKVIGMPMPPGEFGGRWRSIDIVVDGKAEATRSEQVAGVMVDHGQLLFTGLGPMGRFRMWEPEDGLADYVFHGRDAPGLAKALGASDLGDGLYGWKDLPMERVGEKATPLQERIEKEGLAVGVDYRPHCNLEKLNAGMRESEEDTASLVLDGARVVGCGNRWGDGVFTVSRHLDAEGRTVRVRVELGTEERQRMMRRLWLRQCKAVVTRYIAEGGEPIRFAEREEPSRKDDSGWTFTSGLETDAYMEDGSNAVVVPLRTLLARFKELDAILDAPAGSVFRREGDGFVPEE; from the coding sequence ATGGCGCGAACCGCGACGACCCCCAGTCCCGTGGAGTTGGGACACATCGACCTGCCGGAGGGGGTGTTGCTCATCCTGGATCCGGGCCTGGGGCGCTTCTGGCGGCATGACGCGGAGCCGGCGTCGCCCCGGAAGAAGGCGCCGCCGGAGCATGACCTGCGCATCACCGGGCCGGACGCGGACGCGGCGGGCCGTGCCTACGACCGCGAGTTCGACCCGCGCTTCCTCTTCGACCGGAAGGACCCTGCGGACGCGGCGGCGCACTTCGAGGGCTTCGCCCGGGAGCGGGGCTTCGACGCGCGCGCGGAGGTGTTGTCAGCGCGGGTTCCGCACACGGAGCGGGCGCGGCTGGCGCTGGAGCATGGAAAGGGATTGGGGGTCGTGAAGTACAACGGCCTGTGGGCGGTGGTCGTGGGCGACCTGCCCGCGGGCCATGGCTTGAAAGTGATTGGAATGCCCATGCCGCCAGGGGAGTTCGGCGGGCGTTGGCGGTCCATCGACATCGTCGTGGACGGGAAGGCGGAAGCAACCCGGTCGGAGCAGGTGGCCGGGGTGATGGTGGACCACGGTCAATTGTTGTTCACCGGGTTGGGCCCGATGGGACGGTTCCGCATGTGGGAGCCGGAGGACGGGCTGGCGGACTATGTGTTTCACGGCCGGGACGCGCCGGGGCTCGCGAAGGCATTGGGCGCGAGCGACCTGGGCGACGGGCTGTATGGGTGGAAGGACCTGCCCATGGAGCGGGTGGGGGAGAAGGCCACGCCGTTGCAGGAGCGTATCGAGAAGGAAGGGCTCGCGGTGGGCGTGGACTACCGGCCGCACTGCAACCTGGAGAAGCTGAACGCCGGGATGCGGGAGAGCGAGGAGGACACGGCCTCGCTCGTGCTGGACGGTGCGCGCGTGGTGGGGTGTGGGAACCGCTGGGGGGACGGCGTCTTCACGGTCAGCCGGCACCTGGACGCGGAGGGGCGGACGGTGCGTGTCCGGGTGGAATTGGGCACGGAGGAGCGGCAGCGGATGATGCGGCGCCTCTGGCTGCGTCAGTGCAAGGCGGTCGTCACGCGCTACATCGCTGAGGGCGGGGAGCCCATCCGCTTCGCGGAGCGGGAGGAGCCCTCGCGGAAGGACGACAGCGGCTGGACCTTCACGTCGGGCCTGGAGACCGACGCGTACATGGAGGATGGCTCCAACGCGGTCGTGGTCCCGCTGAGGACCCTGCTGGCCCGGTTCAAGGAACTGGACGCCATCCTGGATGCGCCGGCCGGCTCGGTGTTCCGGCGCGAGGGGGACGGGTTCGTTCCGGAGGAGTAG
- a CDS encoding RNA polymerase sigma factor produces the protein MREELDTSDMEYADFAVRHQPILMAVARNICGGNATACDDLVQDVLLRALLKWDSLRGWGEPERRAWLVRVLHNRFLDQCRRTRTEATTAINLGNVHKLFEEPQAPDLELWECITEAELQKAVATLPFNLRRTFELHSEGLRHAEIGRLLGSPVGTVGTWLYHARLKLRDQLRDMAEARRKLGSG, from the coding sequence ATGAGAGAAGAACTCGACACTTCCGACATGGAGTACGCCGATTTCGCGGTCCGTCATCAGCCCATCCTGATGGCGGTCGCGCGAAACATCTGTGGAGGGAACGCCACGGCTTGTGACGACCTGGTCCAGGACGTCCTGCTGCGGGCCTTGCTGAAGTGGGACTCACTGCGCGGCTGGGGGGAGCCGGAGCGGCGTGCGTGGCTGGTGCGGGTGCTGCACAACCGCTTCCTCGACCAGTGCCGCCGCACGCGCACGGAGGCCACCACCGCCATCAACCTGGGCAACGTGCACAAGCTCTTCGAGGAGCCTCAGGCCCCGGACCTGGAGCTGTGGGAGTGCATCACCGAGGCGGAGCTGCAGAAGGCCGTCGCGACGCTGCCCTTCAACCTGCGCCGCACCTTCGAGCTTCACTCGGAGGGGCTGCGCCACGCGGAGATTGGCCGCCTGTTGGGGTCGCCCGTGGGCACGGTGGGCACCTGGCTCTACCACGCGCGGCTGAAACTGCGTGACCAGCTTCGCGACATGGCCGAGGCCCGTCGGAAGCTGGGGAGCGGATGA
- a CDS encoding CHAT domain-containing protein, with translation MNSHCAHLPAFVDGELPLENHDDFRAHLASCEDCAVRFHDLLQADILGRLAHAKAPPTPEATGIPPTPWPLTPSEPAGVRAPPPRPRRWRPHWSHVGALALALAAVGTWAARVTREPSSPWPAPAPTRSLEARLTSGALDTHRPYVPMRGGAPAAAPLPLRELARLEDRQDWRGIASAYLLAGDPRQALNYLGNAPASPDVDSDRAVALALAHAGASEQASLDEALAVLEDVLRKQPEHPQALWNLALVLRNLDLPLLAADAFDAVATLGEPGWGEEAKAKARALREQTLARGRAWKQAFAATQDLMADPHAPLPLEEAAKLPGIVRLAFYDAVRAAPSKDAALRLLPLADALDRAYGGGTVLRATVTRVAARNFQKRGPLAQDYARLVRGRTPFPPAFLETLRHSGEDDLYVGALGYELQAGRPVDVAAFARAADGLGDPWFHLIAERERANQEVRDGQWWKAEARVLEALRTCEAERLDYRCADLRAWLTDMYLIELHRPAEAQAHALAGWRLAKQQGEWQQERLFLQELAQVARFHHVAPTSGAYLRESLARVPDDPAQRGYVHRNLATLAWMDFRVDEARRHLERAMESGTPLGLNGAGVLADLARFGPMPGAADALSRALSGLRQGQPRPGERALLDALQGEFELERDPAAGRALLNSALTQAEHAPDDMNTRRARARASAALISDAGRTGAYLEALTLVGRQLQVTEVPERCVLAVSVQHERTLTVARGPSGAVLGDFNPTRTAPLGQDASGLVPPALQQALRGCEQVQALAPPPVNGLPRLLAPDIAWSYRSGHATVGPPPPVDGGTHLVVSNVDTPAALGLPRLPPMSPPPGEDARRVRLEGARATPARVLEAMSTATEVEIHTHGVFSPELSDASLLMLAPERDGRYALTARQVRAHGLPKAPLVFLAACGAARTAPFPHESFSLPVAFLDAGARAVMAATVDIPDSAGRFFNDVRERIHAGAAPSVALRDERQAWLQASPGDRWVHDVLLFE, from the coding sequence ATGAACAGCCACTGCGCCCACCTCCCGGCTTTCGTGGACGGGGAGCTTCCGCTCGAAAACCACGACGACTTCCGCGCGCACCTGGCCTCCTGCGAGGACTGCGCCGTGCGGTTCCATGACCTGCTCCAGGCGGACATCCTGGGACGGCTGGCGCACGCGAAGGCGCCACCCACTCCCGAGGCCACGGGGATCCCCCCCACCCCGTGGCCCCTCACCCCATCCGAGCCCGCTGGCGTCAGGGCACCTCCACCGCGTCCGCGCCGCTGGCGCCCCCACTGGAGTCACGTGGGGGCGCTCGCCCTGGCCCTCGCCGCCGTGGGCACCTGGGCGGCGCGCGTCACGCGAGAGCCTTCCTCGCCGTGGCCCGCGCCTGCACCCACCCGCTCCCTGGAGGCCCGGCTGACCTCCGGGGCCCTGGATACGCACCGCCCCTACGTGCCCATGCGCGGAGGGGCTCCCGCGGCGGCCCCGCTGCCGCTGCGGGAGCTGGCCCGGCTGGAGGACCGTCAGGACTGGCGCGGCATCGCCTCCGCGTACCTGCTCGCGGGCGACCCTCGGCAGGCCCTGAACTACCTGGGCAACGCGCCCGCGTCCCCGGACGTGGACTCCGACCGCGCGGTGGCGCTGGCGCTGGCCCATGCCGGTGCCTCCGAGCAGGCGTCGCTCGACGAGGCCCTGGCCGTGCTGGAGGACGTGCTCCGGAAGCAGCCGGAGCATCCGCAGGCCCTGTGGAACCTGGCGCTCGTCCTGCGCAACCTGGACCTTCCCCTGCTGGCGGCGGATGCCTTCGACGCCGTGGCGACCCTGGGCGAGCCCGGCTGGGGTGAGGAGGCGAAGGCCAAGGCACGCGCGCTGCGCGAACAGACGCTGGCCCGGGGCCGCGCCTGGAAGCAGGCCTTCGCGGCGACGCAGGACTTGATGGCGGACCCTCACGCGCCGCTGCCGCTGGAGGAGGCCGCGAAGCTGCCGGGCATCGTCCGGCTGGCCTTCTATGACGCGGTCCGCGCGGCGCCCTCGAAGGACGCGGCGCTGCGGCTGCTGCCGCTGGCGGACGCACTGGACCGGGCCTACGGCGGCGGCACGGTGCTGCGCGCGACCGTCACCCGCGTGGCCGCTCGGAACTTCCAGAAGCGCGGCCCGCTGGCGCAGGACTACGCGCGGCTCGTGCGCGGCAGGACTCCGTTCCCTCCGGCCTTCCTGGAGACGCTGCGGCACTCCGGCGAGGACGACCTGTACGTGGGCGCGCTCGGCTATGAGCTCCAGGCGGGACGGCCCGTGGACGTGGCGGCGTTCGCTCGCGCCGCGGACGGACTGGGTGATCCGTGGTTCCACCTCATCGCCGAACGCGAGCGCGCCAACCAGGAGGTGCGCGACGGCCAGTGGTGGAAGGCGGAGGCGCGCGTGCTGGAGGCGCTGCGCACGTGCGAGGCGGAGCGGTTGGACTACCGCTGCGCCGACCTGCGGGCGTGGCTCACGGACATGTACCTGATCGAGTTGCACCGGCCCGCCGAGGCCCAGGCGCACGCGCTGGCCGGCTGGCGGTTGGCGAAGCAGCAGGGGGAATGGCAGCAGGAGCGGTTGTTCCTCCAGGAGCTGGCGCAGGTGGCGCGCTTCCACCACGTCGCCCCCACCTCGGGCGCGTACCTTCGGGAGTCGCTGGCGCGCGTGCCGGACGACCCCGCGCAGAGGGGCTACGTGCACCGCAACCTGGCCACCCTGGCGTGGATGGACTTCCGCGTGGACGAGGCCCGGCGGCACCTGGAACGGGCGATGGAGTCCGGCACGCCGCTGGGGCTGAATGGCGCGGGCGTGCTCGCGGACCTGGCCCGCTTCGGCCCCATGCCCGGCGCGGCGGATGCGCTGTCCCGCGCCCTCTCCGGACTGAGGCAGGGCCAGCCGCGCCCCGGCGAGCGCGCGCTGCTGGATGCCCTCCAGGGCGAGTTCGAGCTGGAGCGCGACCCCGCCGCCGGACGCGCCCTGCTGAACAGCGCCCTCACGCAGGCGGAGCACGCACCCGACGACATGAATACCCGCCGCGCACGGGCCCGCGCCTCCGCCGCGCTCATCTCCGACGCCGGCCGTACGGGCGCGTACCTGGAGGCGCTCACCCTCGTGGGCCGCCAGCTCCAGGTGACGGAAGTACCGGAGCGCTGCGTGCTCGCGGTGTCGGTGCAGCACGAGCGCACGCTCACGGTGGCGAGGGGGCCTTCGGGCGCGGTGCTCGGGGACTTCAACCCGACACGCACGGCGCCGCTCGGACAGGACGCGTCCGGGCTGGTGCCCCCCGCGTTGCAGCAAGCGCTGCGCGGGTGTGAGCAGGTGCAGGCGCTGGCACCGCCTCCGGTGAATGGCCTGCCCCGGCTGCTGGCTCCGGACATCGCATGGAGCTACCGGTCGGGCCACGCGACGGTCGGTCCGCCTCCGCCGGTGGATGGCGGCACGCACCTGGTCGTCTCCAACGTGGACACGCCCGCGGCACTGGGCCTCCCGCGCCTGCCGCCCATGTCTCCTCCTCCAGGCGAAGACGCCCGGCGCGTGAGGCTGGAGGGTGCGCGAGCCACGCCGGCGCGCGTGCTGGAGGCGATGTCCACCGCCACCGAGGTGGAGATCCACACGCACGGCGTGTTCAGCCCGGAGCTGTCGGATGCATCGCTCCTCATGCTGGCACCGGAGCGGGATGGCCGGTACGCGCTCACCGCCAGGCAGGTGCGTGCCCACGGACTCCCCAAGGCACCGCTGGTGTTCCTGGCGGCCTGCGGCGCCGCGCGCACCGCGCCCTTCCCGCATGAGTCTTTCAGCCTGCCGGTGGCCTTCCTCGACGCCGGAGCGCGCGCGGTGATGGCCGCCACGGTGGACATCCCAGACTCGGCTGGCCGCTTCTTCAACGACGTGCGCGAGCGCATCCACGCAGGCGCCGCTCCCAGCGTGGCCCTGCGTGACGAGCGGCAGGCGTGGCTCCAGGCCTCCCCTGGAGATCGCTGGGTGCACGACGTGCTCCTGTTCGAATGA
- a CDS encoding GNAT family N-acetyltransferase → MPSHPYVVKAVQSRDELEQVLALQRRNLPPALSPEEQHAQGFVTVQHDLATLEHMHALAPSIIAVQGSDVVAYALVMPRECRAWVPVLDPMFALLEGLEHRGRPLKDQRFYVMGQVCVDKAHRGKGLFDALYHQHREQLRSRFDCVVTEVSVRNTRSLRAHARVGFETVHTYRDATDTWAVVLWDWGAGTSR, encoded by the coding sequence ATGCCGTCGCATCCGTATGTCGTGAAGGCTGTGCAGTCCCGAGACGAGCTGGAGCAGGTGCTGGCCCTGCAGCGCCGCAATCTGCCTCCCGCGCTGTCACCGGAGGAGCAGCACGCCCAGGGCTTCGTCACCGTCCAGCATGACCTGGCCACGCTGGAGCACATGCATGCGCTCGCGCCCAGCATCATCGCCGTGCAGGGCTCCGACGTCGTGGCGTACGCGCTGGTGATGCCCCGCGAGTGCCGCGCGTGGGTCCCCGTCCTGGACCCGATGTTCGCGCTCCTCGAAGGGCTCGAACACCGGGGCCGGCCGCTGAAGGACCAGCGCTTCTACGTGATGGGGCAGGTGTGCGTGGACAAGGCCCACCGAGGGAAGGGCCTCTTCGACGCGCTCTACCACCAGCACCGCGAGCAGCTTCGCTCGCGCTTCGACTGCGTGGTGACGGAGGTCTCGGTGCGCAACACCCGCTCCCTGCGCGCGCACGCGCGGGTCGGGTTCGAGACCGTCCACACCTACCGCGACGCCACCGACACGTGGGCCGTGGTGCTCTGGGACTGGGGCGCGGGCACGTCGCGCTGA
- a CDS encoding response regulator — translation MAEGKLKALVVDDDPLVLELVERSISRYGFDVVTTRAALGVANLLRTEQPDIVLLDVNIPALSGDRILGVVRQFAGPDTLFILYSSMDESRLRELVRASGADGYIPKGITGPELALKLSGMHHKRMANRPTPAVRVDPVLQRDVPAPQSQSTTAHVSVASR, via the coding sequence ATGGCGGAAGGCAAGTTGAAGGCGCTTGTGGTGGATGATGACCCACTCGTGCTGGAGCTGGTGGAGCGCTCCATCAGCCGCTACGGCTTCGATGTCGTCACCACGCGCGCGGCGCTGGGCGTGGCCAACCTGCTGCGGACCGAGCAGCCGGACATCGTCCTCCTGGACGTGAACATCCCCGCGCTGAGCGGCGACCGCATCCTGGGCGTGGTGCGCCAGTTCGCGGGTCCGGACACGCTCTTCATCCTGTACTCGTCCATGGACGAGTCGCGGCTGCGCGAGCTGGTGCGCGCGTCCGGCGCGGACGGCTACATCCCCAAGGGCATCACCGGTCCGGAGCTGGCGCTGAAACTGTCCGGTATGCACCACAAGCGGATGGCGAACCGGCCCACGCCGGCAGTGCGTGTGGACCCCGTGCTTCAGCGCGACGTGCCCGCGCCCCAGTCCCAGAGCACCACGGCCCACGTGTCGGTGGCGTCGCGGTAG